A single Lactuca sativa cultivar Salinas chromosome 8, Lsat_Salinas_v11, whole genome shotgun sequence DNA region contains:
- the LOC111918935 gene encoding protein FAR1-RELATED SEQUENCE 5-like has translation MKFCIYVSVFYFFFSFRFDQIIWCIMSNSSVIDGDLYSYMSESEEEDVENSFFEGGESSSSVHDAQYFDDIIGEHVYKPDVPVQLIPFKGLIFKSLKLAIKMYYEYAEIGGFDVRLSTQSRFDNKIIKKKHVICNRGGKQKKKSYDTLGTSGVRRKRNSNSRAIGCQAKIIFESVYGTPDYKVFQFDELHNHPLEKRSDLKKARQMSYSEKEFIVRASTSKIGPTMAHKLRASLRGGYEFVKPKVVDYKNLRRDINRVIGYKDAQMIVNTMNDRRAHYPNYSFEFNCQDDVLDCTFWADEMEKAYYAEFGDVISYRMVFVPFTAIDHHKKSVTVGSGLLSNESIESYSWLLKAFLKTHGKEPTLVLTDQDAAIKQTVENVFRNSKHRLCMWHIMKKLKKQISDDLFTSTDFRKRFSKLVWDINMKPDVFETTSRSESMNSFFNIYSESGNLLLNFMMNYDTAIQKQRNTQRELDRASKKSSYKMQTPREIELQASKVEIKAEEKEINYSCEHFKCMGVLCRHAFTIMMRCGVKEIPKRYILKRWKKDVISRNYRFSSVQSDSGDCENVKLVNDSYYSFESCLDIVRDDKKRLDLFAEKQQMLLKEFESDYISPGLKSKTDGEVVCKLLGVTIPIPEEINIHVPEVQSNKGSRIKKRIPSAGCGKRVPHNLRTCPERVGAAKSAKDS, from the exons ATGAAGTTTTGCATCTATGTTTCAGTTTTCTACTTCTTTTTCAGCTTCCGATTTGATCAA ATCATTTGGTGTATTATGTCGAATTCTAGTGTTATTGATGGTGATTTGTATTCTTATATGAGTGAgagtgaagaagaagatgttgagAACTCATTTTTTGAAG GTGGTGAATCTTCAAGTTCAGTACATGATGCACAATATTTTGATGATATAATTGGAGAACATGTCTATAAGCCAGATGTACCTGTTCAACTTATTCCTTTTAAGGGTTTAATCTTCAAATCATTAAAGTTGGCTATCAAAATGTATTATGAGTATGCTGAAATTGGTGGTTTTGATGTTAGACTGAGCACACAGTCAAGGTTTGATAACAAGATTATAAAGAAGAAACATGTTATATGTAATCGTGGTGGTAAACAGAAAAAGAAATCTTATGACACATTAGGTACAAGTGGTGTTAGGAGGAAACGAAATTCAAATTCAAGAGCTATTGGTTGCCAAGCAAAGATTATATTTGAATCTGTGTATGGAACTCCAGATTATAAAGTTTTTCAGTTTGATGAACTTCACAACCATCCACTTGAGAAGAGAAGCGATTTAAAAAAGGcgagacaaatgtcatattcagaAAAAGAGTTTATTGTGCGTGcttccacatcaaaaataggtccaACTATGGCTCATAAGTTGAGGGCAAGTCTGAGAGGTGGGTATGAGTTTGTAAAGCCCAAAGTAGTTGACTATAAAAATTTAAGGAGAGATATCAACAGGGTTATTGGTTATAAAGATGCCCAAATGATAGTAAACACAATGAATGACCGTCGAGCTCACTATCCAAATTACTCATTTGAGTTTAATTGTCAAGATGATGTTTTGGACTGTACGTTTTGGGCTGATGAAATGGAGAAGGCATATTATGCTGAATTTGGTGATGTTATCTC gTATCGAATGGTTTTTGTTCCGTTTACTGCTATTGACCATCATAAAAAATCGGTTACTGTTGGATCTGGGTTGCTAAGCAATGaaagcattgagtcttactcttgGTTGCTTAAAGCATTTCTTAAAACTCATGGGAAAGAACCAACACTTGTTTTAACTGATCAAGATGCTGCAATAAAACAAACTGTTGAGAATGTGTTTCGTAATTCGAAGCACCGATTATGTATGTGGCATAtaatgaaaaagttgaaaaaacag ATATCAGATGATTTATTTACAAGCACAGACTTTAGAAAAAGGTTTTCGAAGCTTGTTTGGGACATTAATATGAAACCTGATGTTTTTGAG ACTACATCGAGGTCAGAGAGTATGAATTCATTCTTTAATATATATTCAGAAAGTGGGAACTTACTTTTGAATTTTATGATGAATTACGACACTGCCATTCAAAAGCAAAGGAATACTCAACGAGAGCTTGATAGGGCATCAAAGAAATCATCATATAAAATGCAAACACCTCGAGAAATAGAACTGCAAGCATCAAAG GTTGAAATAAAAGCTGAAGAGAAAGAAATAAATTACAGTTGTGAACATTTTAAGTGTATGGGTGTTTTATGCAGACATGCTTTTACAATAATGATGAGATGTGGTGTTAAAGAAATTCCTAAAAGGTACATTTTGAAGAGATGGAAAAAGGATGTGATATCAAGAAATTATCGTTTTAGTTCTGTTCAATCCGATTCAGGTGATTGTGAGAATGTAAAGTTAGTCAATGATTCATATTATAGTTTTGAATCATGTTTGGATATTGTAAGAGATGACAAAAAGAGATTGGATTTGTTTGCTGAGAAACAACAAATGTTGTTGAAGGAATTTGAGAGTGATTATATTTCTCCTGGATTGAAAAGCAAGACAGATGGTGAAGTCGTATGCAAGCTTTTGGGTGTTACTATTCCTATTCCAGAAGAGATTAATATTCATGTTCCTGAAGTTCAAAGCAATAAAGGTTCTAGAATCAAGAAAAGAATTCCAAGTGCAG GATGTGGAAAGCGAGTTCCACACAATTTACGTACTTGTCCAGAAAGAGTTGGAGCTGCTAAATCAGCAAAAGACAGTTAg
- the LOC111920251 gene encoding trihelix transcription factor GT-3a, whose amino-acid sequence MDHGHLHHVSVGVDPSSGAGGGERFPQWSVQETGEFLMIRAELDPRFMEIKRNKLLWEVISRKMKDRGYNRSAEQCKAKWKNLVTRYKGCETVEDDSVRQQFPFYNDLDAIFTARMQRMLWTETEGSKKRMMRFSSDDDEESDLEKTKKKKVAIKSSNIGSYSNTKEILGEFMKQQMQIEKQWMKAFEEKEEERRSKEMEWRQTMMALEKERMMLDQRWREKEEQRMMREEVRSQKRDALFTALFNMLTRQDL is encoded by the exons ATGGACCATGGACACCTTCATCATGTCAGTGTTGGTGTCGACCCAAGCAGTGGAGCTGGTGGTGGCGAAAGGTTTCCACAATGGAGCGTTCAAGAAACAGGGGAGTTCCTAATGATACGAGCCGAACTGGATCCAAGGTTCATGGAAATTAAACGTAATAAGCTTCTTTGGGAAGTGATATCGAGGAAGATGAAGGATAGGGGGTATAATCGCAGTGCTGAACAGTGCAAAGCGAAATGGAAGAATCTTGTTACACGTTATAAG GGATGCGAAACGGTAGAAGATGATTCTGTGAGGCAACAATTTCCATTCTACAATGATCTGGACGCCATTTTCACAGCTCGAATGCAAAGGATGTTATGGACAGAAACAGAAGGATCTAAAAAGAGAATGATGCGGTTTTCTTCAGATGATGATGAGGAAAGCGATTTAGAAAAGACTAAAAAGAAAAAGGTGGCTATAAAGAGTAGCAACATCGGAAGCTATAGTAACACGAAGGAGATACTGGGGGAATTCATGAAGCAACAAATGCAGATAGAAAAGCAATGGATGAAAGCATTcgaggagaaagaagaagaaaggagatcGAAGGAGATGGAATGGAGGCAAACGATGATGGCATTGGAGAAGGAAAGAATGATGTTGGATCAGAGGTGGAGAGAGAAGGAAGAACAAAGAATGATGAGAGAAGAAGTAAGATCTCAAAAACGAGATGCTCTTTTTACTGCACTTTTTAACATGCTTACAAGGCAAGATTTGTAA